A window from candidate division KSB1 bacterium encodes these proteins:
- a CDS encoding acyl-CoA carboxylase subunit beta, translated as MKRYSSGLKSNSSQYKQRHNRMLELLNELNLKQKEIVTPAPKALEKLHNRNKNSARERIQAILDKDSSLLELGLFAGYEMYEDIPGGYPSGGTIIGIGTVSGRKTMIIANEPLVKSGAWVGITCKKNLRGQEIAMENRLPVIYMVDSAGVFLDKQEEVFPDKEHFGRIFRNNAIIAAMGIPQITCVFGFSVAGGAYLPGMSSSLAMVDQNACMFLAGPFLVKSALGQEVDIQTLGGAKMHNEVSGVADHQFENENEAFEWIRDQMSLLGHTSNAVFDRVDPENPFYDPEEILGILPDDARGTYETLEIIARLVDGSRLEEFKPNFGKTLVTAFARIGGFAVGIIANQGRPVKKEMPLDANGNHQPPQIQMGNVIYSDSANKATHFIMLCNERKIPLVFLHDVTGFMVGRQVESEGIIKDGAQFVNVQANSVVPKFSVILRNSYGAGNYAMCGKAYDPRLIFSWPTAKIAVMDGEIAANTILSTKKNISNEERETLKREILEKYKKETSPYFSAARLITDDIIDPRNTRGCLIEGLEIASNNPNTGEFRTGVMRM; from the coding sequence ATGAAAAGATATTCTTCCGGATTAAAATCGAATTCTTCACAATATAAACAGCGCCATAACAGGATGCTCGAGCTTTTAAATGAACTTAATCTTAAACAAAAAGAGATAGTTACACCGGCACCAAAAGCTTTAGAAAAACTTCACAACAGGAACAAAAACTCAGCCCGGGAAAGGATTCAGGCGATTCTCGATAAAGACTCGTCTTTATTAGAACTCGGCTTATTTGCCGGCTATGAGATGTATGAGGATATCCCGGGAGGATACCCGTCTGGGGGTACAATTATTGGCATTGGGACTGTAAGTGGTCGCAAAACCATGATAATTGCGAATGAACCATTGGTTAAATCTGGCGCCTGGGTTGGAATTACCTGTAAAAAAAATCTGCGTGGCCAGGAAATTGCTATGGAAAATCGCTTGCCGGTTATCTATATGGTTGATTCCGCCGGGGTTTTTCTGGACAAACAAGAAGAGGTATTTCCGGATAAAGAGCATTTTGGTCGAATATTTAGAAATAATGCGATTATTGCAGCAATGGGGATTCCGCAAATTACCTGTGTTTTCGGTTTCAGCGTTGCGGGTGGAGCCTACTTACCAGGAATGAGCTCAAGTTTGGCGATGGTGGATCAAAATGCATGCATGTTTTTGGCAGGTCCGTTTTTGGTTAAATCTGCTTTGGGCCAGGAAGTCGATATCCAAACATTAGGAGGGGCCAAAATGCATAATGAAGTAAGCGGTGTCGCCGATCACCAATTCGAGAATGAAAATGAAGCATTCGAATGGATTCGAGATCAGATGAGTCTACTTGGCCATACTTCGAATGCTGTGTTTGATCGTGTTGATCCTGAAAATCCATTTTATGATCCAGAGGAAATTCTTGGCATATTACCGGATGATGCGAGGGGAACTTATGAAACTTTGGAAATTATAGCAAGACTTGTTGATGGTAGCCGTTTGGAAGAGTTTAAGCCAAATTTTGGCAAGACACTTGTCACAGCTTTTGCCAGAATAGGTGGCTTTGCAGTTGGCATTATCGCAAACCAGGGAAGGCCGGTTAAAAAAGAAATGCCACTGGATGCGAACGGGAACCACCAGCCGCCCCAAATCCAGATGGGTAATGTGATCTATAGTGATTCGGCCAATAAAGCCACTCATTTTATTATGCTTTGTAATGAAAGGAAAATTCCACTTGTATTTTTGCATGATGTCACGGGTTTCATGGTAGGACGCCAAGTAGAGAGTGAAGGAATTATCAAGGACGGCGCTCAATTCGTAAATGTACAAGCAAATTCTGTGGTTCCAAAATTTTCCGTTATTTTGCGAAACAGCTATGGCGCCGGAAATTATGCCATGTGTGGTAAAGCTTATGATCCCCGTTTAATATTTTCCTGGCCTACAGCAAAAATAGCCGTTATGGATGGAGAAATCGCAGCAAATACAATATTATCTACTAAAAAGAATATAAGCAATGAAGAAAGAGAAACGCTTAAAAGAGAAATATTGGAAAAGTATAAGAAAGAAACATCGCCGTATTTCTCTGCAGCTAGATTGATTACAGATGATATTATCGATCCGAGAAATACACGTGGTTGCCTCATAGAAGGTTTGGAAATAGCTTCTAATAATCCCAATACCGGTGAATTTAGAACCGGTGTAATGCGGATGTAG